A window of Quercus robur chromosome 12, dhQueRobu3.1, whole genome shotgun sequence genomic DNA:
TCTAATATTAATTGTAtacattactttttgttataatattaattgtgtacattactttttgttataatattatttgtgtgaattatgatgtgtgtggatgttTGTGTGTAcactttaatataaatatatataatttaataattagaaaatagaTATAgtttgttacatgtgtgtatattgttatcatcttataataactttttgtaataaagttagcaaaattcaagaaaaaatatgtaaagttagtgattgttcaagcatttgattggttaaataGACACTAGTGTATAACTTTATGTATGAATGAGTGTGGTTGTGTgcatcaataattaatacaaagccaatgagtttagtttagtcatttagtttaaaatatttttataaaaacaataacaaatagataataaaaactgcataaaaataaaaatattagataaacttaacaaaataaaatgattatagGCTCATAGCTACCCACATTGGCAATAAATACTTATAATGAACTATCatataacaattcaaaatttgaatacttgtagaaggaaattgtaaaacttcatgtattaattttttttttttttttttgtcgataactcgatatattcaagttctttttttattaaaattttttaatgaccccctaaacaaaattcaAGGAACCGCCACCGATATTCACGTGAAAATTTTTCCATATTTTCACACATGAAACACAACATTCAATAGAATCAATACCATTACCCACTGGGCCACTACCAAACCtaatttttcaatcaaattcaaaccACCACATAATTGCTGCCCATTTAGTCGTTGATGCCCCCAAAACAAATCGTGAGCTTCTAGACAGTTTGGGCACTTGGACAAGCTTTTTAGTGTAGTTAGAGACACCACCtgattattttgattttataaaaaaaaatcttcaatttaAAAAGAATTAGAGTGTAACTAATTTTCATTgggaaaagttaatggataatCTAAGGGTGTTgggaaaagttaatggatagTCTAAGGGTATTGGTTTAAATGAtacttttaaaaactttttatgagaaaaaaaaaaaaaaaaaaaaaaaaggtaattgatttttgacaaattttttttttttttttttaaacaaggGTGTCCAGACTTCTTCGAATATCTGGTTATTCTCTTGGGTGTATGTAATCCCTTTGTCCCATAGAGATGTTATTgatttttgacagttttttagatctctcataaaagtggtataaaagctttcttaaaataatccatTAGTTAATGTCCTAAGGGCACCTGTTAATCGGACCCATTTTCTTTAGTACAAATAATTGtgaacaaaaccaaaaatacaTGTAGGAGAGTAATTATTTAGTACTTCGGGCGCACAATACATACATACTCCTCCCTCTAACATAATAGTAGGTCACATTAATACCACCAACACCCTTAGcatgatggtcactccacaagtataagtacctGTAGAGTATGGGGGACAAAAGCCGAAGTTTAAGTCTCTAAGagggagttttacacacatacaTTTATATTAGATTAGAGCAAAATTCTAtctcaaaacacacaaaaaaaaaaaaggtcacatTAATGAAATTCAAATTGGAATCCATTATTCTCTATGAGAGGGATAAGTATGCATTTAATATGCTTTTGAAGCATCGAACAATTACACAACAATTAATGAGTATGAATGGAAAAAGGATTAGCACTAGCAACAAATGTGAACTTGAGGGACCAAAATTAGGCTTGTTCATGGATATACCAGCATCGAAAGAACCATTCTGACTGCACCGCCCTGCCCTGCTCAGGGCTCTGTCGAAGGTTTTTGGCACGATGGTCAGTGATAGATCTTCAGTACCGACGCCGGATTGGTGTGGCCATCGGCACCGAGATGTGCACATTGACGAAGACTGAACCAACCCGagcatcatatatatatatatatatatatgtgtatatatatatatacatatatctatgtatataaTATCATACCATTCTAAGAAGAGAAGACTGAAGAGGCCACCTAAGCCTAACGTTCTCATCCATGAACAagtcaaaaaattttttttttttttgaattcttatCCATGAACTAGCCTAACGttcttatcccaaaaaaaaaaaaaaaaaaaaaaaattgaatttaaaaagaagTTAACGTGTGCGAGTAGGCTACCTTTCTCATTCAAAAAACATGTGTCAGGAGGAATAGATGAATAGTCTCATCACTGAGTGTGAGTGGTCTTGTCTAGTAACTCTAGTGTCTTCCCactttcattttttgaaaaaaaaaaattttaaaaatgttgtatGGCCCTATGGGTTATAGTCTTGCCActtgcattttttgaaaaaaaaaatgttgcatgTATTAGTCACTGACTCATTGTCTTGCCActtgtgttttttgaaaaaaaatatattaaaaaaataaaaataaaaaacaaaaaacgatGTCGTATTGTCACTATTTGAGTCACTGATGGATTCATTTAGAGCTTGTTTGGATGGGctgagtgatatcactcagttttcatgaTCTATCATCCAAACCGAGTGGGTCCTACGGATGAGCATATGTTTGGATGAGTTTTGGATCACTGTTCTCATGACTCAAATACTCAAAAAAATGGATGTGGGTGATGGAAAATAAAAACAGGTTTTGGGTCTTTTCAAAACTTGAAAACTGAAACTTAGTGGCAAACTTGGTAAATAAGATTACAATGTGGGCCCCTTACTAGTGCATTGTCGCATCAGAGTCAGGCTTTGGGTTATTACCGTTGCAACTCTcctatttcatttcatttctccctcaaattttagcaaaaattttctctcttctcactTCCCTCTCTCAGCCTCCTTTCACATCAGAGTTAGGCCTCttctcattttcattttcctctTCATCCTCAGCGAGCTAGCTCCATGACGAACAATCCATGATCGAAGCACTAAATCAGGCCTAAGAAAATGTTAAGTGGGTTCTACTTAATGTTTGAAATCACCATCTATGTTTtacttaatttttgaaattaccATCTGGGTTTAGCTTAATTTGTGAAAATGCTATCTAGGTTTTGCTTAATTCGTGAAAATGCTATCTGGGTTTTGCTAAATTTGTGAAATTGCCATCTGGGTTTTGCttattaaattgtaaaattgcTATGACAGTTTTGCTCAATTGAGGAaaatggtttaaaaagtgtGAAAAAGAGAGGAGACTTACAAAGTTGTGGTCAGGGGTGGAAGGATTGGTTAAGACAACAGAGAGAGTGGCGatgaagagaagagagaacaTGCTCGAGATGAAGATCCGGAAAGAGAAGAAGGTCCAGAGACTGAATCCACCGAGACAGAATCCTTCTCTTCCACCGCCGCCTCAGCTTCCTCTGACAGCGACAGCCATTCAGATCCAACTTCCTAGATTAAATGGGTATTGtggaaaggaaaatgaaagaagattgaaaagaagaagaggaagaaggcgTTAAATGGGTATTGTAGGAGGTGACTTTGCTTTTGGCTTATGGGAAACGAAGCATTTTCTGGGGAAGTATGAAAGAGGATGaagagcaaaaaagaaaagggatgCGGGAGCTTACTAGAAATCTTCTATGCACTGTCAGTCTCGGGAGCTTACCGGAAATCTTCTAACCAAACAAGAGTTTTTGACTTTTTCATTATAGTGGGGTTTGGGTGATAAGTTATGGGTTTTGAGTATGAGTGATAGTTTTAAgtatttgagttttgaaaactaGGTGAGGGCCAATCCAAACAAGCTCTTACTGTgcaagatattttttttcttttttgatctCAGCCACACACGTCTTTTCTCTTGAGTTGTCTCCTACTCAGACTCAGCTACTCTCATAATTTCATTTCTCCTCTTTAGTCTTTAGACTTCTGCTCCTCTCACGGTCTCACCTCTCAAACTCAGAACTCAGTCACTCATCAGTCATCAGCCAGCTTCATTTTTCTTCCCTCTCAATCTCAAAATCTTGGGCTCTCACCTaaccatttttctcttcttttttgctcTCAGCCACATAATGTTTCTTCCAAACCCTAATCCTGCTGAACAATTAGTAGTGTTTCCCTCTCAATCTTAGATTTTCAGGCTTCCACCaaccatttttctcttctcttttgcactcaaccacataattttttttccatacccATATAACCAAACAAACCACACCAAGCCGCTAAGATTAACCACACTTTGTGTAGACCGGTTTTTACCTTCCAAAAGTGATGTGCAGTCAAGCATAGGGTGAAACCGCACCCTATAGGTGTGGTGCAAAAACCCTTTCCAAAACTAACCAAACCGAACCGTATACACCCCTAACTAATATGATATAAATGAATCTTAAAGGACGAAATAACAATTCGATACACTTAAAGGGTGTAATTTATGTTTTGaccttaaattttgtttttctaataggatttttagtttttttaccttatattttttatgaattcaCCTTTACTCCAATCTTAATCCGATCAGATATTTGAAAACTAGTCTATCTTTTGATTCATTGTCTGGTCGGATTTTTGAAGTAATGAGATAAGCTAATGACTTTACTAATCACCCTATAGGATAGTGGCAATTCAAATCCTCTTCATCCTAATCATAATGTGTTGTAATCTTAACATAGTTGCtttccatctttttcttttatagataTACTTTATTTGTcgtgagaaaaaagaaatagaaatcaTCCTCATCCTTATATTACGTAATCTGTTTGCTATGATAAGAATGAGATTTGAGTGTGTTAGTCGGTCTAATAACATTTAAAGTCCAATATTTATCCATGAATTAAGGAGCAAGCCCTTTTAAAGAAAatggataaaagaaaagaaatctaAAACGAGTAGAATTAGCATAAATAGATCGAAGCGGCAAAATGTGCTTGTTTCTTTAGCCATCGCCATGTCACACTCGGTTATTCAATTTTTCACTCTAATCCCTAAAACCTCGCCAAAAATTACTGCTACAAAACACATCCGAAAGGAGAGGagacaataattaattaatactaaTAATTAAGCAATATGTACTAATTAAGTTCCAAAAAAACGACATTCATATCTgtcaaaaaaactcaaaaaaaaaaaaaaaagaatctcggtgcctctctttttctcttattaTTACTTGTCGtattcatatataaaatatatatttcatcccttttcttctctctctatctctctctcgtAGTATATAACTGCACCAAAGAGAGTCACAGAAACACAAGCCCAGAAGAAATTAAGATCACCCCCACCACATGTAAGTTCTTCGATATCCTATTACCTTTGTTCGTATATAtgatctttttttcctttctcttttgggTGTCAAATGATTTATGTTTTTGATGGAATTGCCTGTTTCTCATTTTCAAGTTGCAAATGAATGTATGAAATTAGGTTACCGCTGGCTTTAATTGTGAATAGTAAATGGAATGTATTGATAAGAGTTATTAAAGACTCATAAATCTCTAGAATAGCCTTGTTCCAGAAAATCTGGGGTTGTCACTATATTCTAGTAGTAACTTTCAATCGTTACCATATAGCCCGTTTGGTGCTTTCTTCTccaattttctcttttcttctttaaatgacttgtcaaaaacaaaaacaataaaaaaatataatttgttttttatagtTATGCATATCTGGCTCCAAGGACTGCATGCCAGATCTTCTCTCTTCACTGCCAAGCAATTTGGACGCGTATATAcctctctttttgtatttttctgtttATTTGTTATCCTTACTGCCTTTATTTCTCatgacaaataaaaataaataaaatttaaaggaaaCGTAACGTTTTTTCAATTGTGGTTATCTTAtattatatggttttttttttcagtataATAATTGCTGTGACGTGGCGTTGTATACCCAAATGCacgtttacgttttttttttttttttttttaacatttcaatCTAAACAAATCCAGCTAGATGAAATATTAGCAATACATGGTGCTTTATAACAGCCCATACGTTGGCCAATGGGGAACGTTTATTCACACCTAAAATCAAAAGAATGGAATATGCTAAGTTCTAAGTATAGTACCATATATAGATCATAGACGCTCACAGGTTGTCATTTTTcaaattaagcaataaaaatgCATTGAGATTCCTTTTAAGGAGGTGATTTCTTGGTTTCCTAATTGAGCTAGCTAGCAACTAAGATAATCTCTTGCTTTTTAAAATTCATGAATTTTACATTAATATCTCATTTACTTATTTGCTTTCCTTGCTCATAATGTTTTTGCTTAATTTTTCAGGTCTTAGCCATAGAATAAATTCAGATTTCTGTGGCCAAGTTAATCCCAATCTCTACGTCATAGATATTAGCTGTCTCTGTGCTCTTTATCTTTCCCTATCTTCAATACCATTACCACAATCTCATCTGGGAAACACacacccatctctctctctctctctctctctcttactttgATTTGAAAGCTATAAGACTGCCAACACTGCTTTCCCCCTTGCATTTCTAGATATACACACAAAACCAAACCATCCCTTATAATATCTATATCAATATGGAGTCTTCAAAAGAGTCCCATACAAATCAAGAACTGGGCCATAGTCTCAAGGCCCTAACACTCTCTCCTGACAAAGAAAAACCAACCTTGAACATGTTAGCCACTGCGTCTTCATGGTCCATTGGGGACTACATTGGCATGGAGAGCTGCCTTGATATTAACGATGAGGTACAGTATTCATCGAAGGATAAGAATAGTGGGGGTGAGTCTGACTCCGAGGTTTATATCAAGAAGTGTAGAGTTAAGCGAGAGCAAAGGCGGGCAATGAGGCAAAGAGAGTTCCCACCTCCAATACCATTGCTTGCACGTACAGAGAATCTGCCTTGTCATATGCCTTGGGTGCTGAAAAGACACTACACCAGCGATGGAAGGTTGATTCTCACCGAAGAGAGGGTGAAACACCACGAGTACTTCCGGGCTCACAGGGCTGATGGGCGTCTCACATTGCAGCTTGTACCATTAGACGACGAGGTTTGGGTTCCTGATGATCAGTGCGACCATTGTGGCACAAATGATGAAGAAGAGGCAGACATTGATGATACTGAAGAAAAGGAgacggaaaaggaaaatgaagtGGCCAATGATGTTGATGTTAGTAAGACTGTGTACCAATCACCTCTTTCCGAGCCAGCAAAAGTGGAAGATTTGTGTACTAGATACGAATTTTATAACGgcgatgttgatgttgatgaggTTGAGGTTGAGAAGGAGATGATCCATAAGGATAGGAGTGTGGTGGTTGAAGAATCAACGAAGATCGGAGGTGGTGGGATTGGTGGTACAGCCACTAATGCAGCAGGAAAGCGCTTAAACTTAAACTACAACAATGTGGCGTCACCGGGGTCGTGTATTTTTGAGGTGCCAGTCCAGCAATACGGACAGTTCATAGCTAACACAAATTTACATTTATGTGATGCGATTAGTCTTAGTAGAGCTTAGGTCCACTTAGCTTTTGTTCCTCAATATTGTCaatcatcattattttcttctAGGAAAATTCATTGCATAATTAGTCCTATTTGTTTTATGCTGCATATTAGGATGGTTACAGAGGCAAATGATGAGATCCACCGTACaattaatgatttttgtttaactGAAAGTAGCTCATTCCATTTGAAAACAATTGCTTATCATTGTCTTTGTCCCATccagaattttgtttttgttttactgAAAGAGTGAAAGTACCTATTTTCCAATTGAAAACAATTGGCTTATTACTGCAGCCACGGGCTATTGTCGCATTTCATATCCATACATGATAGATGGGAGGGCTGGCTTTAATTACTAGTGTTTGGCAGAAGCACAAATCATACAAGTTTTTCACAATCAGTAGTATTTCACAATATGATCTCATTTTAGGGGCTTTCTAATGCATAATTCGACCCGAGAAATTCCTAGAATTGTCTTtcccttgttttatttttcatgaatGTTTAATTGCACAATCACACAATTAAAGATTTCTTGTGTTTGGCTATAGTATCACAAAATTGTGGACTTGATGAAGAGTATTAGATTGTACTGAGTAATGTCTGGATCATGGGACTATCCTTACAACTTATGCATTAGCCGCATGACTTGGTACCAGGACTCCCGAATGACTTTATTTATGACTTACTCCGATTGGTTAAAGGGAAATTAAGGAAGCTCATATAAGATCATTTTCTAAGGTCATGACTCGTGAGCTTTCAACAGGACAGGCACTTTCCTGAATATCTTTTGTTTATTgatcttttcttctctttgccCCTACAAAGTGaactaagggtgtgtttgtttggaaacGAAATAGGGTGGATGAGaaactttagaaaaaaataagaaggaaattttttttttagtgtaattAGTTGGATGGGgatgaaggaaaataaatggtgagGCCCAGATGTTTTCTTCCCGCTcccaccaaaatgttttctccccaaaatagGAAGAAAACTAAGTGGGGATacattttttcttaattgacaaaaatacccaTGTACACTTGCACATGGGATTCGTCcagttgcctttttttttttttggcagtaacattgccttttttatttttattttttttttgattttcttgggcCTGGGCATgatagttgttgttgttgttgttgtttttttttttttttttttttttttttgagagagagagagagagagaaggagtttcaacttatggcgtccacTTCTGATGATAGGGtggatgataaagagctatcatcagaccaagacaccaatcagtttttggtgtaggtggggattgaaccccagatctcttttacaaccatcagagactttactagttgagctaactggaacccacattattattattattatttttgagagagaagttTCATATTGAAGTGTTGTGTATATACCTTGAAAGGAAATATTGGGAAGAGGTAGAGAATGTATAATGTACTTGTATATATGTTAAAGAAGAATATAGCAACCAAAGTCCTCTCAGctccttctccaaaaaaaaaaaaaactaaacgtgatttttttaataataaatttgggttatttttttttttggttatttgtcactttttttttgtttttttttttttttttttgggcatcatTCTTTAACAaaggtatatgagtaaatttatttaaactcatttttttcatcccaccactttttcactcccaaccaaactaaaaatagagaaattaaaatattttctatcatcccacttttccatcttcTTACCATTTTTTATCCTCCAACTTTTTCACCTCTCCGACCAAACGGATCCTAAGTTTGTCCGGTAGGCATAACAAATTAGATCACTCTCACTTACTTTTTAGCAATGCTAgagaaatttttactttttattttttaagtatttgaagCAACATTAGTTTATCATTAACACCACTCTTATAGttgtgaaaataaatataataaattttgtcattaaacttttttttttttttttttgtatttatatgcATCCATGTATGCATAACAATTTTTTACACCAATGTTATATTTGGATGTATATGTGttagtttcaaaataaaaaatattgtagacttTGTAGACCATGGTTTTATATAATACTATGGATTACTGTGGTTTTCAAGTTACCATATTTACAAATGAAAACTATTTTTTGGTCCTTATAATAAAGAGTTTGGCTTACCttaaatacttttttaactagaatctccttttattttaatgagaaatagCCACATCACccactaattaaaaaaaatgtggagattaaaacttATTACCACTTCTTAAAGGTATTGCATGGTGTAACAACTTTAACTATTGTATCAAATCCAAATCCCATTTTCCTTATTTCTAATTGTTATCAATGTGTGTATTTATGCAAAGTTATTAATtcattttggattttaataaaaataaagggggaaaaaaactaGACCATAATATACATTGGTGGCAACTCTTTTAGTTTATCTCTAAACCGACTCTTCTACTAGCTAGGTCatttaggcaattgcctaacaTTCCTTATTGGAAGAAGGCTTCTAAGCATTATCTAATAAATGAACGTTTTGAACTATGTAAtatgaatctttttttcttttcttttttgcatatTATAGTTTTTTACTTGATGGTTTGTATTCTCGCATGTCTAGGCCTTTAAAACTTCCGATTTCCCTCACAAACAGCGATTGATTGGTTAGTGAACAATTTGTCTCTCTCTTTGcagtaaaatcaaaattataattctCCTAATAAGTACTAAACATCAAGTTATATGGTGGTGTAGAAAATGGCTTGAATTTAGGGGCTTTTTATGCACATACATGATCTATATGGGAGTAATTCCACTATAAGTGGATTCACTTGTTTTTGCCTAGTTTAAATTGAACTAGGACTCCTTGTTTTGGATGACTTGTCATTTGGTGGAGGACAACTTGAATTGGACCTCTTTTCACATGGTGAAGGAGACTTGTTCTCATATTACTCTTGGAATTCTACTTGACTTTGGAGTCCAACATGAGATTGATTTGATTTAGCCGACCTTGAGAGACAGCCATGTGATTTAGAGTTATACTTGGAGTAGACTTTGTCTTTTGCTTAGATTAGTATGGTGCACATGGACACAAGGAAATTGCATTACAAATTCTATTGTGGACTTGCATCTTTGTTGACTTGAATATCCTATATAAATAGAGTGTATTGCGGAAAATTTACagagttttgtgtgtgtgagaaaaaTAGGCTTTCtcttggtttgattttttgatatttgtggGTTGCAATGTAGAATAGTGAGAGAGGTTTGTTGCCACTTGGTTTTGGTTCTGCGGTTTGGTGATTTGCTCTCTCTTGGTGTGTTGCaacttttggatttgatttgtaGCTCTCTCTTTGGTTTGTACGCAATTCGTATTTGGTATTTGTGAACCTTTGGTTCTTTGGTTTGTATTTGTGAAAGAGAGCCATTTGGATGTATTTGAGATTTGGGTTTATGAGAGTGCATTTACACCAATTTGTATTACCCCAAATTTGATATAGTGAAATTTGTTCGTCATCGCCCATGGATGTAGACTACTGCCAAACTACGTAATTCTTGGTGTTTTATatctattttcttttagattaattttttttcctaataattgTTTGAGATCTTTCTCAagtcaaaaatattttctcaatcAATCTTAGTAAGTTTGAACTCCCTAAAGGTGGATCCATATTTGCTAtgcatattaaaattattattaggtGATCATATTGTTATGTGAAATTGCATTTATCCCACCTGTGCACGTTTTTTCCCACTAGCCCCTTAACATTTCCATTACCATGTATTAAAATACACGTGTGCTACATTGGGAACCCTAAGGCTTTAGACGCTCGATTAGCTGCTCTGCTGtacaaacaaacatgaatacACAACAGCAAATTTCTCAACTTTTCAATCCTCTCGACATTTATAAAGGctaaaaaattttcactttattcGGTTATTCCAACATGGACAAGCAGGTGAAGTATAGGGTTGAAAAATTCAGGAACGTAAAGTGAATTATCCTTAAGTACTGCAATGAGGTAGATTGAGAGTTTCTGAATAAATTTGCTAATGGttaataatcaaaataaaacaacaaattttaattaggTAGTTTTCAAAATGACCCATTTAATTAGATATATCACACATTCTCAATAggaataaaataacataaaattttgtagttttcaAAATGACCCATTAATTAGATACAAATACACTTGGAAGTTCCGATATCCTAGtgaatttttccatttttggtgGGGCTGAGAGGTGGAGGGATGCATGTATATAGATTATAGTGGACAAGAAAAAGCTTCAGTATCTGATCGGGAACGAGCAGTAGTACTGGATCAGATAGGACTTTGGAGTGAATCATTTCTACGTTCGATCCATCAAGCATTTACTAAGAGATATGTGGCCACGCTACTCAAAAAATCCAGAGCATGTGGCACTGACAGAATCAGGTAGTGAAAGAGAGAACAATTTCCGAGGTCTATACCCTACCCctatttgattttgttgttcttTTCTTTGGGGATGTAATAAAAGTAATCAATAATCATcaccatcttcatcatcatgAGGTACAGCTACCTCCCAATATCAACTATTGTCAGACCTCATCATTGGGCTGCCGAGCTAGCTAGCTCTCACTTCGAATTCTCATGCAACTATTTGAAAATATTCCACGTACCCagagagtaaatttatataaatttttgacAGCCT
This region includes:
- the LOC126709075 gene encoding uncharacterized protein LOC126709075, with protein sequence MESSKESHTNQELGHSLKALTLSPDKEKPTLNMLATASSWSIGDYIGMESCLDINDEVQYSSKDKNSGGESDSEVYIKKCRVKREQRRAMRQREFPPPIPLLARTENLPCHMPWVLKRHYTSDGRLILTEERVKHHEYFRAHRADGRLTLQLVPLDDEVWVPDDQCDHCGTNDEEEADIDDTEEKETEKENEVANDVDVSKTVYQSPLSEPAKVEDLCTRYEFYNGDVDVDEVEVEKEMIHKDRSVVVEESTKIGGGGIGGTATNAAGKRLNLNYNNVASPGSCIFEVPVQQYGQFIANTNLHLCDAISLSRA